The uncultured Treponema sp. genomic sequence GCCGGACAGATTGTATTCACAGCAGACGAAGCTGTTGAATGGAACAAGGCTGGAAAGAAAGTAATGCTCGTTCGCAAAGAGACATCTCCTGATGACATTGCAGGTATGTACGTTGCAGAAGGAATCTTGACATCTACAGGCGGACGCACTTCACACGCTGCTGTTGTTGCACGTGGCATGGGAACTCCTTGTGTTTGCGGTTGCGCGGCAGTTGTATTCGTAGACAAAGAAACAGTAAAGATTGGCGACAAGACTTTCAAGAAGGGCGACAATATTTCTATTGACGGTTCAACTGGTAAAGTTTACGCAGGTCTTATTCCTGTAGAAGAAGCAAAAGTTTCTGGCGACCTTGAAACATTCCTTGGCTGGGCTGATGAAATCCGCGCAAAGTCTGTACGCAAAACAGCTTCTGGAAAGACTGTAAAAGGATTCGATGTTCTTGCAAACGCAGAGCAGAACGAAGCTCCACAGGCATTCAAGTTTGGTGCAAACGGTATTGGTCTTTGCCGCACAGAGCATATGTTCTTTGAAGAGCCAAAACTTTCTTCATTCCAGAAAATGATTATTTCTGAAAACACAGAAGCTCGCAAAGAAAACCTTGCAAAGATTCTTCCGCTTCAGGAAAAAGATTTCTACGGAATCATCAAGACAATGGGCGGACGCGCTGTAACAATCCGTCTTCTTGACCCGCCTCTTAACGAGTTCATTCAGGCTGCTACAGATGTTGAAGCTCAGGCGCTTGCTTCTAAGCTCGGAGTTTCTGTTGCAACAATCAAGGCAAAGTTCGCTGACCTCAACGAACACAACCCTATGCTTGGACACCGCGGATGCCGTCTTGCAATCACATATCCTGAAATCTACGAAATGCAGGTTGAAGCAATCGCTTTGGCAACTGCACACGCAGAAAAGGATGGAATTGCACATGATGTTCGCATTATGATTCCTAACGTAACTTCTGTAAACGAACTCAAGCAGATTCGCGCACAGGCAGAAGCTGTAATTGCAAAAGTAAACGAAGCAAAGGGAACAAACCTCAAGTTCCAGATTGGTTCTATGATTGAATTCCCACGCGCAGCTTGCACAGCAGACCAGATTGCACAGTACGCTGACTTCTTCTCATTCGGTACAAACGACCTTACACAGACAACATTCGGCTTTAGCCGCGATGACTATGGCAAGTTCATTGATTCTTACCTTGACCAGAAGATTCTCGAAAAAGATCCATTCAAGACTCTTGATCCAGACGGACCAGGCGCTCTTATGGAAATTGCAGAAGCTAAGGGACGCTCAGTAAAATCCGACCTTCACCTTGGAATCTGTGGAGAACATGGTGGAGACCCAGATTCAATCGCTCTTTGCTACAAACTTGGTCTTAACTACGTTTCTTGCTCACCATTCCGTGTACCAGCTGCACGTCTTGCTGGAGCACAGGCTGTTATTAAAGCTGCTGCCGCTGCAAAAGCTGCAAAGGCACCAGCAAAAAAGCCAGCAACTGCAAAGAAAGCTGTAGCAGAAAAAAAGACTTCAACAGCAAAGAAGCCGGCTGCAAAAGCACCAGCAAAGAAAGCTCCTGCTAAAAAAACAGTGGCAAAGAAGCCGGCTGCAAAAGCACCAGCAAAAAAAGCTCCTGC encodes the following:
- the ppdK gene encoding pyruvate, phosphate dikinase is translated as MAKTKYVYYFGDGDAEGDESMRPILGGKGANLAQMAKKPLSLPVPSGFTISIDVCQEYYKLGKKYPAGLDAEVAKYLAKLEKSMGKKLGDAKDPLLVSVRSGAAESMPGMMDTILNLGLNDNSVLGLANKTQNPRFAWDAYRRFIQMYGNVAMGVDHDKFEEIIDEVKSHRGITQDTDLTTEELQEIVSKYKAMYKKEKGEDFPQDPHKQMWGAIGAVFGSWMNPRAITYRKLNNIDERVIKGTAVTVMAMVFGNMGDTSGTGVCFSRDPSTGVNEFMGEYLMNAQGEDVVAGIRTPQHLSQLAETNPKIYDQLCKIRARLEKHYHDMQDMEFTVQEGTLYMLQCRNGKRTGPAAVKMAVDMVAEKLITKEQALLRVKPDQLDQLLHPQFEPKALKAAAPIAEALNASPGAGAGQIVFTADEAVEWNKAGKKVMLVRKETSPDDIAGMYVAEGILTSTGGRTSHAAVVARGMGTPCVCGCAAVVFVDKETVKIGDKTFKKGDNISIDGSTGKVYAGLIPVEEAKVSGDLETFLGWADEIRAKSVRKTASGKTVKGFDVLANAEQNEAPQAFKFGANGIGLCRTEHMFFEEPKLSSFQKMIISENTEARKENLAKILPLQEKDFYGIIKTMGGRAVTIRLLDPPLNEFIQAATDVEAQALASKLGVSVATIKAKFADLNEHNPMLGHRGCRLAITYPEIYEMQVEAIALATAHAEKDGIAHDVRIMIPNVTSVNELKQIRAQAEAVIAKVNEAKGTNLKFQIGSMIEFPRAACTADQIAQYADFFSFGTNDLTQTTFGFSRDDYGKFIDSYLDQKILEKDPFKTLDPDGPGALMEIAEAKGRSVKSDLHLGICGEHGGDPDSIALCYKLGLNYVSCSPFRVPAARLAGAQAVIKAAAAAKAAKAPAKKPATAKKAVAEKKTSTAKKPAAKAPAKKAPAKKTVAKKPAAKAPAKKAPAKKTTKK